From Alphaproteobacteria bacterium, the proteins below share one genomic window:
- the phaZ gene encoding polyhydroxyalkanoate depolymerase, whose translation MHYYMYDMGRFAFGAVTPVTKAALCHPMWPLFGTAFGRAAAAYGELLGRATSRHAPPDLDLTAIAAAHRLGQVTLRVVADRPFGRLLHLQASRPGARPPMLVVNPLSGHFSSLFEDFYGALLTEFDVYIAEWADAREVPLAAGRFGLDDQIDYVGEFIDCIGAAADVVAFSQATVPALAAAALRAQSGNKPHLRSLTLIAGPIDVRINPNALNRFINGHPLAWFERNLVAEVPFYYGGARRRVFPGYLQINAYISASFEDQIGAHIGFVDNLIRGDSGGVRAHREFYDRFLAVMDLPAEFFADMMRRVFRETHLPRGKMKVGGRCVAPESLRRTRLMTVEAGQDDLAAPGQTHAAHDICTGLPAAMRRQLTVDQAGHLGLIQGRHWRSRVFPELKAFLRNHG comes from the coding sequence ATGCACTACTATATGTATGACATGGGGCGGTTCGCCTTCGGGGCCGTGACACCGGTCACCAAGGCCGCGCTTTGCCACCCGATGTGGCCGCTTTTCGGGACTGCTTTCGGTCGCGCCGCGGCGGCCTATGGCGAGCTGTTGGGGCGCGCCACATCGCGCCACGCGCCGCCCGACCTCGACCTCACCGCCATCGCCGCGGCCCATCGTCTCGGCCAGGTTACGCTGCGGGTCGTCGCCGACAGGCCGTTCGGCCGTTTGCTGCATCTGCAGGCGTCCCGGCCCGGCGCGCGTCCGCCGATGCTGGTCGTCAATCCGCTATCGGGGCATTTTTCGTCGCTGTTCGAGGATTTCTACGGGGCGTTGCTGACCGAGTTCGACGTCTACATCGCCGAGTGGGCCGACGCCCGGGAGGTGCCGTTGGCCGCGGGCCGGTTTGGTCTCGACGACCAGATCGACTATGTCGGCGAGTTCATCGACTGCATCGGCGCCGCCGCGGATGTCGTCGCGTTCAGCCAAGCCACCGTTCCGGCGCTCGCCGCGGCAGCCCTGCGGGCGCAATCCGGTAACAAGCCGCACTTGCGATCGCTGACGCTGATCGCCGGACCGATCGACGTGCGGATCAACCCGAACGCCCTGAACCGCTTCATCAACGGCCATCCGCTGGCCTGGTTCGAACGCAACCTCGTCGCCGAAGTCCCGTTCTATTACGGCGGCGCACGACGGCGCGTCTTCCCCGGCTATCTTCAAATAAACGCCTATATTTCAGCATCCTTCGAAGACCAGATCGGCGCCCATATCGGTTTCGTCGACAATTTGATCCGAGGCGACAGCGGCGGCGTTCGCGCCCATCGCGAATTCTATGACCGCTTTCTGGCGGTGATGGACCTGCCGGCGGAATTCTTCGCCGACATGATGCGACGGGTGTTTCGCGAAACCCACCTGCCGCGGGGCAAGATGAAAGTGGGCGGGCGCTGCGTCGCACCCGAATCGCTCCGTCGAACACGGCTGATGACGGTCGAGGCCGGCCAGGACGATCTCGCCGCGCCCGGCCAGACCCATGCCGCCCACGATATCTGCACAGGCCTCCCGGCGGCGATGCGACGGCAACTGACCGTGGACCAGGCGGGCCATCTCGGCCTCATTCAAGGCCGACATTGGCGCAGCCGCGTGTTTCCCGAGTTGAAGGCCTTCCTGCGCAATCATGGCTAG
- a CDS encoding SCO family protein, whose protein sequence is MPSRIVVIVAVVAAAFAIGIGARLLLPMWQQTTPIATGEALIGGPFELVDQNGETRRDTDFAGRHMLIYFGYNYCPDVCPTSLQNMTIALESLDRTEADRIEPIYITIDPERDTVAEMKSFAANFHPRLVALTGTPEQVAAAARSYRVYFKKAGEGDDYLVDHSSFIYLMGPDGRYVRHFSHNSNPEEIAAALAELP, encoded by the coding sequence ATGCCGAGCAGAATCGTTGTGATTGTCGCGGTGGTGGCCGCTGCCTTCGCCATTGGTATCGGGGCCAGGCTGTTGCTGCCGATGTGGCAGCAAACAACCCCAATCGCGACCGGTGAAGCCCTCATCGGAGGGCCCTTCGAGTTGGTCGACCAGAACGGCGAGACACGCCGGGATACGGATTTCGCCGGGCGCCACATGCTGATCTATTTCGGCTACAATTATTGCCCCGATGTCTGCCCGACCTCGCTGCAGAACATGACCATCGCGCTCGAGTCGCTCGACCGCACCGAAGCTGACCGCATCGAGCCGATCTACATCACCATCGATCCCGAGCGTGACACGGTCGCCGAGATGAAAAGCTTCGCCGCGAATTTTCATCCGCGCCTGGTGGCCTTGACCGGAACGCCGGAGCAGGTCGCGGCGGCGGCCCGGTCCTATCGCGTCTATTTCAAGAAGGCGGGCGAGGGCGATGACTACTTGGTCGATCACTCCTCGTTCATCTACCTGATGGGCCCTGACGGGCGCTATGTCCGCCATTTCAGCCACAATTCGAACCCCGAGGAGATCGCGGCCGCGCTCGCGGAGCTGCCCTGA
- a CDS encoding IS1 family transposase: MLDDKHISAYIRGMNKLPLEKRVQILSMLVEGLSMRSVSRVAGVSINTVTKLLVDAGKACAAYHDEHVHDVKARKVQCDEIWSFTYAKQKNVAKAKAAPFYAGDVWTWAALDNESKMILSWMVGGRDSQYAMELMDDLRDRLANRVQLTMDGHKAYLEAVEGAFGADIDYAQLVKLYGAAPESAKGRYSPAECIGAKKQPVEGKPDPKDVSTSHVERHNLTMRMSMRRFTRLTNAFSKKVENHCHALALYFVWYNFCRIHKAHKVSPAMATGVTDTLRDMEWVVGLIDARAPRPGRTSSYKKNISN, encoded by the coding sequence TTGCTTGACGATAAGCATATAAGTGCATATATTAGGGGCATGAACAAATTGCCCCTAGAGAAGCGAGTCCAAATCCTTTCCATGCTGGTCGAGGGCTTGTCCATGCGATCTGTCTCCCGCGTGGCAGGGGTATCAATCAATACCGTCACGAAGTTGCTAGTGGACGCCGGCAAAGCATGTGCGGCCTATCACGATGAGCATGTTCACGATGTGAAGGCCCGCAAGGTCCAGTGCGACGAAATCTGGTCGTTCACCTACGCCAAGCAAAAGAACGTGGCGAAGGCCAAGGCCGCTCCCTTTTATGCTGGCGACGTATGGACGTGGGCGGCGCTAGACAATGAAAGCAAGATGATCCTGTCTTGGATGGTCGGCGGCCGCGACTCTCAGTACGCAATGGAGCTTATGGACGATTTGCGCGACCGGCTGGCTAATCGCGTGCAGTTAACCATGGACGGCCACAAGGCGTACCTGGAAGCGGTTGAAGGTGCTTTCGGTGCGGACATTGACTATGCGCAGTTGGTGAAGCTCTACGGTGCCGCGCCTGAGAGCGCCAAGGGCCGTTACAGCCCAGCTGAGTGCATCGGCGCGAAGAAGCAACCCGTTGAAGGTAAGCCCGATCCCAAGGACGTGAGCACGTCGCATGTAGAGCGCCACAATCTCACCATGCGGATGTCCATGCGCCGGTTCACGCGGTTGACCAATGCGTTTTCAAAGAAGGTCGAGAACCATTGCCACGCGCTGGCGCTGTATTTCGTCTGGTACAATTTCTGCCGTATTCACAAGGCGCACAAAGTCAGTCCGGCGATGGCCACTGGCGTCACCGATACCTTGCGCGATATGGAATGGGTTGTGGGCTTGATCGACGCGCGCGCGCCGAGACCGGGACGGACAAGTTCTTACAAGAAAAATATTTCAAACTGA
- the dinD gene encoding DNA damage-inducible protein D yields MKDDLPSDPRYRNTMNRLEAAKRTAENGADYWFAREIQGILGYVEFRNFEGVMERARTSMSSNGIEPSHHLVETTRMMKIGKGAKRKDRDFFLSRAACYLIAMNGEPSKPEIAAAQAYFAIQTRAREIEQAQSEDEKRLEERDKVTESFKAVSSAAKEAGVTGAKQRLFHNARYEGLYRLTSRQYRNEKGFGADENAFDRMGVLELSANDFQMNLAAETIQKEIIEGEVTAIRKNKEIAMRVRRTMINSGSVPPEQLPLAEPIKEVRKRIKASKKANPRLPNAS; encoded by the coding sequence ATGAAGGATGACCTACCCAGCGATCCGCGATACCGCAACACAATGAACCGCCTGGAAGCCGCAAAGAGGACTGCGGAGAACGGTGCAGATTATTGGTTTGCACGAGAAATACAGGGCATTCTCGGGTATGTAGAATTTAGAAATTTTGAAGGTGTGATGGAGCGGGCTCGGACCTCAATGAGTTCAAACGGCATTGAGCCGTCGCATCATCTTGTTGAAACCACCAGGATGATGAAAATTGGAAAGGGGGCCAAGCGTAAGGATCGCGACTTTTTTCTCTCACGCGCAGCCTGTTATCTCATTGCAATGAATGGTGAGCCATCAAAACCCGAGATTGCTGCCGCCCAGGCCTATTTCGCCATTCAGACCAGAGCCCGCGAGATCGAGCAAGCCCAATCCGAGGACGAAAAGCGCCTTGAAGAGCGAGATAAGGTTACCGAGTCGTTTAAAGCGGTCAGCAGCGCGGCAAAAGAGGCGGGTGTAACAGGGGCGAAGCAAAGACTATTCCACAACGCTCGATACGAGGGCCTATACAGGCTGACATCCAGACAATATCGCAACGAAAAGGGTTTCGGTGCGGACGAAAACGCCTTTGATCGTATGGGAGTTCTTGAGTTGTCAGCGAATGACTTTCAAATGAACCTGGCGGCTGAAACGATCCAAAAGGAAATCATCGAGGGTGAGGTTACGGCAATTAGAAAAAACAAAGAAATTGCTATGCGGGTCCGGAGAACGATGATCAATAGCGGCTCTGTTCCGCCCGAACAGCTTCCCCTTGCCGAACCAATCAAAGAAGTGCGCAAACGCATCAAGGCCTCGAAGAAAGCTAACCCTCGTTTGCCCAACGCTTCTTAG
- a CDS encoding RNA-binding protein: protein MPKGPQGQKRPADVIGNAIKVAKIATGEEEDELTDDGKNKAAVELGRKGGKARAEKLTDERRSEIARKAAKKRWANEG, encoded by the coding sequence ATGCCTAAAGGCCCCCAAGGACAGAAGCGCCCCGCAGACGTGATCGGCAACGCCATCAAGGTTGCCAAGATCGCGACTGGCGAGGAAGAAGACGAGCTAACCGACGACGGCAAAAACAAGGCCGCTGTCGAGCTTGGGCGAAAGGGCGGAAAGGCGCGCGCCGAAAAGTTAACCGACGAGCGGAGATCTGAGATCGCTCGGAAGGCTGCTAAGAAGCGTTGGGCAAACGAGGGTTAG
- a CDS encoding DUF4760 domain-containing protein yields MAPEPQDLVVHCQCATEYGPWITAGAILISASVAACAAIGSIREQRKIAKKRATLDLLSRKEWDSDYIEARKVFLGLRDEDPGLVEWAKPEHRKTPQVTNIKNTLNDYELIAIGIKENILDEELYKRWFRSSFLKDWHKSRDFIVTLRERDGVPTLFCEFEWLAKKWGAEPQGNLPLKR; encoded by the coding sequence GTGGCTCCAGAACCGCAGGACTTAGTTGTCCATTGCCAATGCGCTACAGAGTATGGCCCCTGGATCACCGCAGGGGCCATACTTATTTCTGCCTCAGTTGCCGCGTGTGCTGCCATTGGCTCCATTCGCGAGCAACGGAAAATTGCCAAGAAACGAGCCACACTCGATCTACTGAGCCGGAAGGAATGGGATTCGGATTACATTGAGGCTAGAAAAGTCTTTCTTGGCTTGAGAGACGAAGACCCGGGCTTAGTTGAATGGGCCAAACCTGAACATCGCAAGACACCTCAAGTAACTAATATTAAAAACACCCTAAACGATTACGAACTAATCGCCATAGGCATAAAAGAAAACATATTAGATGAGGAACTATACAAACGTTGGTTCAGGTCATCTTTTCTAAAAGATTGGCATAAATCCCGCGATTTCATAGTAACACTGCGCGAACGAGATGGAGTGCCGACATTATTTTGTGAGTTTGAGTGGCTTGCTAAGAAGTGGGGCGCTGAGCCACAGGGCAATCTCCCGCTAAAACGCTGA
- a CDS encoding DUF4149 domain-containing protein: MIHALGLLIAGALVGGLAYFTAVVAPTAFRVLPRETAGQLVGHLFPVYYLVLALGAAVAAMLVGFDSPTAGRILAVAAALFMAMRVLLLPRMADLRDRRDSGDSGAARSFRRLHGLSMVLNLVGGAAVVAAFFAAA; this comes from the coding sequence ATGATACACGCGCTGGGATTACTCATTGCCGGCGCACTGGTTGGCGGCTTGGCGTATTTCACGGCCGTCGTGGCGCCGACCGCGTTTCGCGTCCTGCCGCGCGAGACTGCGGGGCAGTTGGTCGGTCACCTGTTTCCCGTATATTACCTAGTGTTGGCGCTCGGCGCCGCCGTGGCGGCCATGCTGGTCGGCTTCGACAGCCCCACGGCCGGCCGGATTTTGGCGGTTGCCGCGGCGCTTTTCATGGCCATGCGCGTTCTCTTGCTGCCCCGGATGGCCGATCTGCGCGATCGCCGTGACAGCGGAGACAGCGGCGCCGCCCGCTCGTTCCGCCGCCTCCATGGGCTCAGCATGGTGCTCAACCTGGTCGGCGGCGCGGCGGTGGTCGCCGCCTTTTTTGCCGCGGCATAG
- a CDS encoding lipid-binding SYLF domain-containing protein, producing the protein MLNKLGVLTAAAVLAAAVAIAAPARADNQERVAAAAEIFERMATEEDAEPLRKTLKSAKAVLVFPSVWKAAFVVGAEGGNGVLLARNSNGDWSDPAFYTMGSGSVGFQIGVQDSEVLMAIMTDNGLDAIISNNAKLGVDAGIALGPIGGGIGGAVTTNFGGDIAVFTKNVGLFAGLSFEGSVVYERDDQEQEYYGSESATARAIVLERKFSNPGATGLKDVVAKYTN; encoded by the coding sequence ATGTTGAACAAGTTGGGTGTCTTGACCGCGGCCGCGGTTTTGGCTGCGGCCGTCGCCATCGCGGCACCGGCCCGCGCCGACAACCAGGAGCGGGTAGCAGCGGCAGCGGAGATCTTCGAGCGGATGGCGACCGAAGAGGATGCGGAGCCGCTGCGCAAGACGCTGAAGAGCGCGAAGGCGGTGCTGGTATTTCCGAGCGTATGGAAGGCCGCCTTCGTCGTCGGTGCCGAGGGCGGCAACGGTGTTCTGCTGGCCCGCAACAGTAACGGCGACTGGAGCGATCCGGCCTTCTACACCATGGGCTCCGGCAGCGTCGGATTCCAGATCGGGGTCCAGGATTCCGAGGTCCTGATGGCGATCATGACCGACAACGGCCTCGACGCGATCATCTCCAACAACGCCAAACTCGGTGTCGATGCCGGCATCGCCCTGGGGCCGATCGGGGGCGGGATCGGTGGCGCGGTAACGACCAATTTCGGCGGCGATATCGCCGTCTTCACGAAGAATGTCGGGCTGTTCGCGGGCCTGTCGTTCGAGGGCTCGGTGGTCTATGAGCGCGACGACCAGGAACAGGAATATTACGGTTCCGAGTCGGCCACCGCGCGGGCCATCGTGTTGGAGCGCAAATTCAGCAACCCGGGCGCGACCGGGCTCAAGGACGTCGTCGCGAAATACACCAACTAG
- a CDS encoding histidine phosphatase family protein, translating to MTVVTRCWWIRHAPVIDNGGRIYGQQDIAADVSDGAPFAALAPLLPDNAVWVASHLQRTHQTADALGKAGAAPTPLVVERDLSEQSFGIWQGQVRDEIFSAHGEWHRFWIAPAHTAPPGGESFADLIDRVVPAIERLLAAHAGRDIVIVAHGGTIRAAIAHALGIDPQTAIAFSIDNLSLTRLDHIAGPEPGHGAWRIVAINRIPH from the coding sequence ATGACCGTCGTCACCCGTTGCTGGTGGATCCGCCACGCGCCGGTGATCGACAACGGCGGCCGCATCTATGGCCAACAGGACATTGCCGCCGACGTCTCGGACGGCGCCCCGTTCGCCGCCCTGGCGCCGCTCCTGCCGGACAACGCGGTGTGGGTCGCCAGCCATCTGCAACGCACGCATCAGACCGCCGACGCCTTGGGCAAGGCAGGGGCGGCACCGACGCCGCTGGTCGTCGAGCGGGACCTTTCCGAGCAGAGTTTCGGTATTTGGCAGGGCCAGGTCCGCGACGAAATTTTCAGTGCCCACGGCGAGTGGCACCGGTTCTGGATCGCGCCCGCACACACGGCGCCGCCCGGCGGCGAAAGCTTCGCCGATCTCATCGACCGGGTGGTGCCGGCCATCGAACGCTTGCTCGCCGCCCATGCCGGGCGCGACATCGTGATCGTCGCCCATGGCGGCACCATCCGCGCCGCGATCGCTCATGCGCTTGGAATCGATCCGCAAACGGCGATCGCCTTCTCGATCGACAATTTGTCGCTGACCCGGCTCGACCACATCGCCGGGCCCGAGCCGGGGCATGGCGCCTGGCGGATCGTCGCCATCAACCGGATCCCCCATTAG
- the cobS gene encoding adenosylcobinamide-GDP ribazoletransferase — translation MAERGEIPDEGLTRWRRDLSVSVAFLTRIPVAATDPDRDEPLARSMAAFPLVGAGIGLMAAAVFALAGAVGSGPWIAALAAVAATVLITGALHEDGLADVADAFGGGADSGAKLDIMRDSRLGAYGVLALIFSVALRTAALATLAAPWSVAAALIAAHAAARAAMPAMMDRLAPARADGLGATAGTPPRRSVTTALALGAALTLLFLGPLAGLFAILLAAAAGWLLVVIARRQIGGYTGDVLGAMEQAVEMAVLVAAVIAA, via the coding sequence ATGGCGGAACGCGGCGAGATTCCTGATGAAGGCCTGACCAGATGGCGCCGCGACCTATCGGTCTCGGTGGCGTTCCTCACGCGCATTCCGGTCGCCGCCACGGACCCTGATCGAGACGAGCCGCTGGCGCGATCGATGGCCGCCTTTCCCCTGGTCGGCGCCGGCATCGGCCTGATGGCGGCGGCCGTATTCGCGCTTGCCGGCGCCGTCGGCAGCGGGCCGTGGATTGCGGCGTTGGCCGCCGTCGCGGCGACCGTATTGATCACCGGCGCCCTCCACGAAGACGGCTTGGCCGATGTCGCCGACGCGTTCGGCGGCGGCGCCGACAGCGGCGCCAAGCTCGACATCATGCGCGACAGCCGGCTTGGCGCCTATGGCGTCTTGGCCCTCATCTTTTCCGTCGCCCTGCGGACCGCGGCGCTCGCCACGCTGGCTGCGCCGTGGTCGGTGGCCGCCGCCCTGATCGCCGCCCATGCCGCCGCCCGCGCCGCCATGCCGGCGATGATGGACCGCCTCGCTCCGGCCCGTGCCGACGGATTGGGGGCGACGGCGGGCACCCCGCCGCGGCGATCGGTCACCACCGCGTTGGCGTTGGGGGCGGCGCTGACGCTGCTGTTCCTCGGACCGCTCGCCGGCCTGTTCGCGATTCTGCTGGCCGCCGCCGCCGGCTGGTTGCTGGTCGTCATCGCCCGCCGCCAGATCGGCGGCTATACCGGCGACGTCCTCGGCGCCATGGAGCAGGCCGTCGAAATGGCCGTTCTGGTCGCTGCGGTAATCGCGGCATGA
- the cobT gene encoding nicotinate-nucleotide--dimethylbenzimidazole phosphoribosyltransferase yields MADIMPAAPSQVTLDEIRRLIAELPGPDLAAAESVAAREATLTKPPGALGRLEEFTAWLAAWQGRSPPSLDHPRVSVFAGNHGVARRGVSAFPSEVTAQMVGNFTAGGAAVNQITKLIDADLKVYELALDQPTADFTEAPAMSEEECAHAMAYGMMAVEAGLDVLCLGEMGIGNTTAAAALALALFGGEAADWTGPGTGVAGTALTAKIDTVARAAALHRPAATDSFDLLCRLGGRELAAIAGAVLAARLARTPVILDGYAATVAGAVIHTADPSGLDHCLIAHISAEPGHRRLLERLDKRAVLDLDMRLGEASGAALAVSVLRAALACHTGMATFAEAGVSDKD; encoded by the coding sequence ATGGCCGATATCATGCCCGCTGCCCCGTCCCAGGTGACGCTCGACGAGATCCGCCGCCTGATCGCCGAACTGCCGGGGCCCGATCTCGCTGCCGCCGAATCGGTCGCGGCACGCGAGGCGACGTTGACCAAACCGCCAGGTGCGCTCGGCCGGCTGGAAGAGTTCACCGCCTGGCTGGCGGCGTGGCAGGGGCGGTCGCCGCCGTCCCTCGACCATCCCCGGGTGTCCGTCTTTGCCGGCAACCACGGCGTCGCCCGGCGCGGGGTGTCGGCCTTTCCCAGCGAGGTCACCGCCCAGATGGTCGGGAACTTCACCGCCGGCGGCGCCGCGGTCAACCAGATCACCAAGCTGATCGACGCCGATCTCAAGGTCTACGAGCTGGCGCTCGACCAACCGACCGCCGATTTCACCGAAGCACCGGCGATGAGCGAGGAGGAATGCGCCCATGCCATGGCCTACGGCATGATGGCGGTCGAAGCGGGCCTCGACGTCCTCTGCCTTGGCGAGATGGGCATCGGCAACACGACGGCGGCGGCGGCCCTCGCCCTCGCCCTGTTCGGCGGCGAGGCGGCGGATTGGACCGGCCCCGGAACCGGCGTCGCGGGGACGGCGCTGACGGCGAAGATCGATACCGTCGCCCGGGCGGCCGCCCTGCACCGTCCGGCAGCCACCGATTCCTTCGACCTGCTCTGTCGTCTCGGCGGCCGCGAATTGGCGGCCATCGCCGGCGCGGTCCTGGCCGCCCGCCTGGCGCGGACCCCGGTCATCCTCGACGGCTATGCGGCGACGGTCGCCGGCGCCGTCATTCATACCGCCGACCCGTCCGGGCTCGATCATTGCCTGATCGCTCACATCTCGGCCGAGCCGGGCCATCGCCGGCTGCTCGAGCGGCTCGACAAGCGCGCCGTGCTCGATCTCGACATGCGTCTCGGCGAGGCCTCGGGCGCGGCGCTTGCGGTTTCCGTCCTACGCGCCGCGCTCGCCTGTCACACCGGGATGGCGACCTTCGCCGAGGCCGGTGTCAGCGACAAGGACTAG
- a CDS encoding EamA family transporter encodes MVTPPHDLTVLPVAPLGPPERPTGAKSPATLSRVFGAVPPPLLVLFSIISVQIGAAIAIDLFPVLGAAGTAFLRVAVSAVFLVIVARPVLEPKVRAQWKLILLFGFVVAAMNFFFYQAIARIPLGIAVTIEFMGPLAVAAATSRQWRDFLWVGLALGGVGLLTPAIGSELDPVGVVFAILAGCGWGAFALVSTRAGRALDGSIGLALGMAVAALFLLPFGIVEASAITGRPELVLPVIAIALLSTAVPFTLEFEALKRMTPRTYGILVTLEPAAAGTVGVILLGEVLDAPALLAMACVIVAAIGVTLQDRRGPRG; translated from the coding sequence ATGGTCACGCCACCACACGATCTAACGGTCTTGCCGGTTGCCCCGTTGGGACCGCCGGAAAGGCCCACCGGCGCTAAGAGCCCGGCCACCCTATCGCGTGTGTTCGGCGCGGTGCCGCCGCCGCTACTGGTCCTGTTTTCGATCATTTCGGTACAGATCGGGGCGGCGATCGCGATCGACCTGTTCCCGGTATTGGGCGCCGCCGGAACCGCGTTCCTGCGGGTCGCGGTCAGCGCCGTTTTCCTGGTGATCGTCGCCCGCCCCGTCCTCGAACCGAAGGTTCGCGCCCAATGGAAGTTGATCCTGTTGTTCGGCTTCGTCGTGGCGGCGATGAATTTCTTCTTCTACCAGGCCATCGCCCGCATCCCGCTGGGTATCGCGGTCACCATCGAGTTCATGGGCCCGCTCGCGGTCGCGGCCGCCACTTCGCGCCAATGGCGCGACTTTCTCTGGGTCGGCTTGGCGCTCGGCGGCGTTGGTCTGCTGACACCGGCGATCGGCTCCGAGCTCGACCCGGTCGGCGTGGTGTTTGCGATCTTGGCTGGGTGCGGGTGGGGGGCGTTCGCCCTCGTCAGCACGCGCGCCGGGCGTGCGCTCGACGGCAGCATCGGCTTGGCCTTGGGCATGGCCGTGGCCGCCCTGTTCCTGTTGCCGTTCGGCATCGTCGAAGCCAGCGCCATCACCGGGCGGCCCGAACTGGTGCTGCCGGTGATCGCGATCGCCCTGCTCTCGACCGCGGTCCCCTTCACCCTGGAGTTCGAGGCCCTGAAGCGCATGACGCCCCGGACCTACGGCATCTTGGTCACCCTTGAACCGGCCGCCGCCGGCACCGTCGGCGTCATTCTGCTGGGCGAGGTTCTCGATGCCCCGGCCCTGCTGGCGATGGCTTGCGTGATCGTCGCGGCGATCGGCGTCACGCTCCAAGATCGGCGTGGCCCGCGCGGCTAG
- a CDS encoding plasmid maintenance system killer translates to MLGTFKHKGLEELHHSGRTARINKQFHARIIRRLDALNAAVALADLNVPGFDLHPLHTTPIRYSIHVNGPWCITFEWDDDTANKLDFVQYH, encoded by the coding sequence ATGCTCGGGACGTTCAAACATAAGGGGCTGGAGGAACTGCACCACTCTGGGCGTACTGCGAGGATCAACAAGCAGTTTCATGCTCGGATTATCCGCAGACTCGACGCCCTAAATGCAGCGGTTGCTTTGGCCGATTTGAACGTTCCGGGATTTGACCTTCATCCCCTGCACACGACGCCCATTAGATATTCAATTCACGTCAACGGGCCGTGGTGCATAACGTTCGAATGGGATGACGACACGGCCAACAAACTGGATTTTGTCCAATACCACTAG
- a CDS encoding HigA family addiction module antidote protein, whose product MTKNREPTHPGALLREDVLPALGVSVSQAAKDMGVTRQNLHRILREEGPVTAVMAVRLGAYCGNGPGLWLRMQTAHDLWKASRDMKDQAREIQKRSPASV is encoded by the coding sequence ATGACTAAGAACCGCGAACCCACTCACCCTGGCGCACTGCTCCGCGAAGACGTCTTGCCGGCGCTGGGCGTGTCTGTCTCTCAGGCCGCCAAGGATATGGGCGTTACCCGCCAGAACCTTCACCGTATCTTGCGTGAGGAAGGGCCGGTTACCGCCGTCATGGCCGTCAGACTCGGCGCCTACTGCGGGAACGGACCCGGGCTATGGCTGCGAATGCAGACTGCCCATGATCTTTGGAAGGCCAGCCGCGATATGAAAGACCAGGCCCGCGAGATACAGAAGCGATCGCCAGCCTCGGTGTAA
- a CDS encoding ABC transporter permease, with the protein MTDHAHSGGSGGWISLYRVGTMILRYWYIIRRSWPRLFELAYWPLVQMILWGFISQFFATHSSWVATAAGVLIGAVMLWDTLFRGEIGVSVSFLEEMWSRNLAQLFVSPLRAHEFVLALMAMSTVRTIIGVAPAMVLAIPLYEFNIFSLGVPLIGFFANLLVMGWSVGLLVSALILRWGLGAESLAWFVIFAVAPLSGIYYPISTLPDWLEPVAWALPSSYVFEGMRGVLIEHRFDFGLFASAVALNVFYIVLASVVFLYTIHAARREGLLLQQGE; encoded by the coding sequence ATGACCGACCACGCCCACAGCGGCGGTTCCGGCGGATGGATCTCGCTTTACCGCGTCGGCACCATGATCCTGCGCTATTGGTACATCATCCGCCGCTCGTGGCCGCGCTTGTTCGAGCTTGCCTACTGGCCGCTGGTGCAGATGATCCTGTGGGGCTTCATCAGCCAGTTCTTCGCCACCCACAGCTCTTGGGTCGCCACCGCCGCCGGCGTTCTGATCGGCGCCGTCATGCTGTGGGACACCTTGTTTCGCGGCGAAATCGGCGTCTCGGTCTCGTTCCTCGAGGAGATGTGGTCGCGCAATTTGGCGCAGCTCTTCGTCTCGCCCTTGCGGGCGCACGAATTCGTCCTGGCGCTGATGGCGATGAGCACGGTGCGTACGATCATCGGCGTCGCCCCGGCGATGGTGCTGGCGATCCCGCTCTATGAATTCAATATCTTCAGCCTCGGCGTGCCGCTGATCGGTTTTTTCGCCAACCTGCTGGTCATGGGTTGGTCGGTCGGATTGCTGGTGTCGGCGCTGATTCTGCGTTGGGGCTTGGGTGCGGAAAGCTTGGCCTGGTTCGTGATCTTCGCGGTGGCGCCGCTGAGCGGCATCTATTATCCGATTTCGACCCTGCCCGACTGGTTGGAGCCGGTCGCCTGGGCGTTGCCGTCGTCTTACGTCTTCGAAGGCATGCGCGGGGTGCTGATCGAACACCGCTTCGATTTCGGCCTGTTCGCCAGCGCCGTCGCGCTCAACGTTTTTTACATCGTGCTGGCGTCGGTCGTGTTCCTCTACACGATCCACGCCGCCCGCCGCGAGGGCCTGTTGCTGCAGCAGGGGGAATAG